The following are encoded in a window of Lynx canadensis isolate LIC74 chromosome B1, mLynCan4.pri.v2, whole genome shotgun sequence genomic DNA:
- the SPRY1 gene encoding protein sprouty homolog 1, which produces MDPQNQHGSGSSLVVIQQPTLDSRQRLDYEREIQPAAILSLDQIKAIRGSNEYTEGPSVVKRPAPRTAPRQEKHERTHEIIPINVNNNYEHRPTSHLGHAGLLNNARGPILSRSTSTGSAASSGSNSSASSEQGLLGRSPPTRPVPGHRSERAIRTQPKQLIVDDLKGSLKEDLTQHKFICEQCGKCKCGECTAPRTLPSCLACNRQCLCSAESMVEYGTCMCLVKGIFYHCSNDDEGDSYSDNPCSCSQSHCCSRYLCMGAMSLFLPCLLCYPPAKGCLKLCRGCYDWIHRPGCRCKNSNTVYCKLESCPSRGQGKPS; this is translated from the coding sequence ATGGATCCCCAAAATCAGCATGGCAGTGGCAGTTCATTAGTTGTGATCCAGCAGCCTACATTGGATAGCCGTCAGAGGTTAGACTATGAGAGAGAAATTCAGCCTGCTGCTATTTTGTCTTTAGACCAGATCAAGGCCATCAGAGGCAGCAATGAATACACAGAAGGGCCATCAGTGGTGAAAAGACCTGCGCCTCGAACAGCACCAAGACAAGAAAAGCATGAAAGGACTCACGAAATCATACCAATTAATGTGAATAACAACTATGAACACAGACCTACAAGCCACCTGGGACATGCAGGACTCTTAAATAATGCCCGAGGCCCCATTTTGAGCAGATCGACCAGCACTGGAAGTGCAGCCAGTTCTGGGAGCAACAGCAGTGCCTCTTCAGAGCAGGGACTGTTAGGAAGGTCACCACCAACCAGACCAGTGCCTGGCCATAGGTCTGAAAGGGCAATCCGGACCCAGCCTAAGCAACTGATTGTTGATGACTTGAAGGGTTCCTTGAAAGAGGACCTGACACAGCACAAGTTTATTTGTGAACAGTGTGGGAAGTGCAAGTGTGGAGAATGTACAGCTCCCAGGACCCTGCCATCCTGTTTGGCCTGCAATCGTCAGTGCCTTTGCTCTGCCGAGAGTATGGTGGAATATGGAACCTGCATGTGCTTAGTCAAGGGCATCTTCTACCACTGCTCCAATGACGATGAAGGGGATTCTTATTCGGATAATCCTTGCTCCTGTTCACAGTCACACTGCTGCTCTAGGTACCTGTGTATGGGAGCCATGTCTCTATTTTTACCTTGCTTACTCTGTTATCCTCCTGCTAAGGGATGCCTGAAGCTTTGCAGGGGGTGTTATGACTGGATCCATCGCCCAGGATGCAGATGTAAGAACTCCAACACTGTCTATTGTAAGCTGGAGAGCTGCCCCTCCAGGGGTCAGGGTAAACCATCATGA